The Nocardia sp. NBC_00508 nucleotide sequence ATGTGAGTGAGATCACCATGAAATGGTGATATGTGTCACGTTTGAAGCATGCGAGCTGTGTCGATATGGCGCGCCGGGCGTTGTCGCACCGAGTTCGGAGGCTCGGTCATCTCCTACCCGTATTTGCGGGTCCCGTGTCCGCGGCAGGGGTGCAAAAACCCCTCTGAACTGGCGATTTGCAGTCCTTGCGAACCCATGTGTAATGTTGTGTTCACCGACGCGGGGTGGAGCAGCTCGGTAGCTCGCTGGGCTCATAACCCAGAGGTCGCAGGTTCAAATCCTGTCCCCGCTACAAGCGACTCAGGCCAGGGAGATTCCGATCTCCCTGGCCTGAGTCATGTGTGGAGTACTCGACCGGCGCAGCAGCTCCGGGTTCGCGCGCAGCAGCGCCAGCTGTCGAGGTGGCGCAGCAGGACGCCGCTTCAGGGTTGAGTTGGTCGGCTCAACCTCCGGTATGGCGGCTGCCCGAGGTGGACCGCATAGTCACGGTTTGTGCCCGATGCCGGCCCAGTACCACGCGCTGTCGGCCTTGGTGACGGCGGTGGGGCGGTCGGTGAGTTCGGGCCGCCAGGTGGCGACCGGGACTAGTCCGGGGTCGACGATGGTGGTGCCGGTGAACAGGGAGGCGGTCTCGGTCTCGCTTCGGGGGTGGAACGCGATTCCGGAGGCTTCCGCGGCGGCGGTGACGGCGGCCATGGCGTCGGGGTCGAAGTCGGCGGTGGGGTGGGTGATGACGAGGTGGCTGCCGGACGGGAGGGCGTCGAGGAGCGTACCGATGATGTCGTGGGGGTGGTCGCTGTCGCGGAAGTACATCATGATCGCGACGAGCATGATGGCGACGGGTTTTGTCAGGTCCAGAGTGTCTGCGAGCGCGGGGTGGTCGAGGATGGAGTGGGGGTCGTGCAGGTCGGCGTGGATGAAGCGGGTGCGGCCCTGCGGTGTGCTGGTCATGAGCGCGCGCGCGTGGGCGAGCACGATCGGGTCTTTGTCGACATAGACGATGCGAGCGGCGGGATCGAGCCCCTGGGCGACCTCATGGGTGTTGCCCGCGGTGGGGATGCCCGTGCCGATGTCGAGGAATTGCGTGATC carries:
- a CDS encoding SAM-dependent methyltransferase, with the protein product MSDNYISAQPPTEIDVTIAHEARVYDYWLGGKDNYPADRALGDAIAEHIPTIKTMARANRAFLTRAVRYLVIEAGITQFLDIGTGIPTAGNTHEVAQGLDPAARIVYVDKDPIVLAHARALMTSTPQGRTRFIHADLHDPHSILDHPALADTLDLTKPVAIMLVAIMMYFRDSDHPHDIIGTLLDALPSGSHLVITHPTADFDPDAMAAVTAAAEASGIAFHPRSETETASLFTGTTIVDPGLVPVATWRPELTDRPTAVTKADSAWYWAGIGHKP